CGAGCCCCTCACCCCCTGGCAGCTCGCCGAGCGCATGGAATGGAACCGCCCCTGGGACCAGATCCCGTACGGCTCCCGCACCATCGCCGTCTCGGAGGCCGAGGCGCATCTGCGGCGACTGGTGAAGCTGGGCCGGGCGGAGGCGGTGCCGGGGAGCGACCCGGTGACGTACACGGCGGTGTAAAGGCGGCGCAAGCAAGGCGCGATGGGAGGAGCAATCGCGTCGCCGAGGGCCCGCAGAGGGTGCTACGAAACGTCCATGGACCTCATTGACCCCACAGACTCCATAGACGCCACGGACCCCATGGACGCCAAGGACGCCATGGAACGCCTCCTCGCCGAACGCGCCTGCGAGCGTCTGATCCTCGGCTTCGTCCACCGGCTCGACCTCGGCGAACCCGCCTCCGTCGCCGAGCTGTTCACCGAGGACGGCGTCTGGCAGTGGCCACACGACAGGCGGCTGGTCAAGGGCCGCGACGCCCTGCGGAGGTACTTCGGCTCCCGTCCGGCCGACCGGCTCTCCCGCCGCATGATGTCCAACGTCCTGGTCACGGTGACGTCCCCGGACACCGCCGGGGCGATCTCCTACTTCACGA
This is a stretch of genomic DNA from Streptomyces hawaiiensis. It encodes these proteins:
- a CDS encoding nuclear transport factor 2 family protein, translating into MDLIDPTDSIDATDPMDAKDAMERLLAERACERLILGFVHRLDLGEPASVAELFTEDGVWQWPHDRRLVKGRDALRRYFGSRPADRLSRRMMSNVLVTVTSPDTAGAISYFTTYRVDGYEGGVIPAGPPVQIGHYEDTFHRVDGTWLLASRTLHLPFGGPTPSPNLPSPQGA